A single Marinitoga aeolica DNA region contains:
- a CDS encoding DUF2922 domain-containing protein yields MAKKLRMSFVNTVDGKRKTIYLNDPKPDLTDTEVQNAMDSFIGVIVPTGYEKDNATIVDTTSNELFDLIN; encoded by the coding sequence ATGGCAAAAAAATTAAGAATGTCCTTTGTAAATACAGTAGATGGCAAAAGAAAAACCATATATTTAAATGACCCAAAACCAGACCTAACAGACACAGAAGTACAAAACGCAATGGATTCCTTCATTGGTGTAATTGTTCCAACAGGATATGAAAAAGACAATGCTACCATTGTAGACACTACATCAAACGAACTCTTTGATTTAATCAACTAA